From Candidatus Bathyarchaeota archaeon, a single genomic window includes:
- a CDS encoding ATP-binding protein, translating to MLSLAEDAAAIGYVLPDEADMGLGPTRSMIEVDGGIPLKRGVYVTLGGDPMEFFVGEVVDGPYYVDGEGGLRTRYVVELSASVREGVPAVVLTRPPPGTAVKLMDPRAVQAFLGAVGGMRLGRLPTQEGVEIGLDPSTLTRHLGIFGTTGSGKSNTIQVVVEEASRNGFSILIFDVEGEYVFMDKPTDRLLDLLGSFGEKPEGLENLKVYVPAPSTSRRGDAIRFSISFQEADKDLFSEVAGLTRMEQLYFLDLIEKVEQIAPAFREVTLDAVIERLKRRLEAQADNPTMPEFIAEAHTSLYSKLMLVRNLGLVDVDVPVLKPGELLREGQVSVVDFSDADDYVRNLVIADLLYAVFRYKMERPETPNLLIVIEEAHTFISRHKRDRMLATLLMLVELARRGRKRGICLGFVTQQPAHLPSEILELCNTRIIHRMSSTANIQVLRESTGNVPDPLWDMLPSLGRGEAVVASPKYTRAVTVKVRPVKSMRIAVE from the coding sequence TTGTTGAGCTTGGCTGAGGATGCGGCTGCGATAGGATACGTATTACCCGATGAGGCGGATATGGGGCTCGGCCCGACCAGGTCCATGATAGAGGTGGATGGGGGGATCCCCCTTAAAAGGGGTGTCTACGTGACCCTTGGGGGGGATCCCATGGAGTTCTTCGTGGGGGAGGTGGTGGACGGCCCCTACTACGTGGATGGGGAGGGAGGTTTGAGGACCCGGTACGTCGTGGAGTTGTCCGCCTCCGTCAGGGAGGGGGTTCCAGCAGTGGTCCTCACCAGGCCTCCCCCGGGAACCGCCGTGAAGCTTATGGATCCCAGGGCCGTCCAAGCCTTCCTCGGAGCCGTCGGGGGGATGAGGCTGGGGAGGCTCCCCACCCAGGAGGGGGTTGAGATAGGGTTGGATCCCTCAACGTTGACGAGGCACCTGGGCATATTCGGGACCACTGGAAGCGGTAAATCCAATACCATCCAGGTCGTGGTGGAGGAGGCCTCCAGGAACGGCTTCTCCATCCTCATATTCGATGTGGAGGGAGAATACGTCTTCATGGATAAGCCCACGGACAGGCTCCTGGATCTCCTAGGGAGCTTCGGGGAGAAGCCTGAGGGCCTGGAGAACCTGAAGGTTTATGTTCCAGCCCCCTCCACGAGCCGCAGAGGGGACGCCATCCGGTTCTCCATCTCCTTCCAGGAGGCTGATAAGGACCTTTTCTCCGAGGTCGCGGGGCTAACCCGGATGGAGCAGCTCTACTTCCTGGATCTGATCGAGAAGGTGGAGCAGATAGCCCCCGCGTTCAGGGAGGTGACCCTGGACGCCGTCATAGAGAGGTTGAAGAGGCGCTTGGAGGCCCAAGCCGACAACCCCACCATGCCCGAGTTCATAGCTGAAGCCCATACGAGCCTCTACAGCAAGCTCATGCTCGTGAGGAACCTGGGATTGGTGGACGTGGATGTCCCCGTCTTGAAGCCGGGGGAGCTCCTCAGGGAGGGTCAGGTCTCCGTGGTGGACTTCAGCGACGCCGACGACTACGTCAGGAACCTGGTCATAGCGGACCTCCTATATGCGGTGTTCAGGTATAAGATGGAGAGGCCTGAGACCCCCAACCTCCTGATAGTCATCGAGGAGGCCCATACCTTCATAAGCCGCCACAAGAGGGATCGGATGCTGGCCACGCTCCTCATGCTCGTGGAGCTCGCGAGGAGGGGGAGGAAGCGGGGGATATGCCTCGGGTTCGTAACCCAGCAGCCGGCCCACCTCCCCTCGGAGATACTTGAGCTTTGTAACACCAGGATCATCCACAGGATGAGCTCCACGGCCAACATACAGGTCCTCAGGGAATCCACGGGCAACGTCCCTGATCCATTATGGGATATGCTGCCCTCCCTCGGGAGGGGGGAGGCCGTGGTGGCCTCCCCGAAGTACACCAGGGCTGTAACGGTCAAGGTCAGGCCCGTGAAGTCCATGAGGATAGCGGTCGAGTAG
- a CDS encoding nucleotidyltransferase domain-containing protein, producing MMDEKTARVVSVIKRMLPDARVVLFGSRARGDHLADSDIDLIVVSGAFEGIHFTDRASLIIKALVVEGVRVGVDVELFCYTPGEFEEKRREFGLVKGALEEGVEL from the coding sequence ATGATGGATGAGAAGACGGCTAGGGTTGTATCCGTGATCAAGAGGATGCTGCCCGATGCGAGGGTGGTGCTCTTCGGGTCTAGGGCTAGGGGCGACCACCTCGCCGACTCGGACATAGACCTCATAGTCGTATCCGGGGCTTTCGAGGGCATCCACTTCACGGACAGGGCTTCGCTGATCATAAAGGCCCTCGTAGTAGAGGGCGTGAGGGTCGGGGTGGACGTCGAACTGTTCTGCTACACCCCGGGGGAGTTCGAGGAGAAACGCAGGGAGTTCGGCCTTGTAAAGGGAGCGCTGGAGGAGGGTGTGGAGCTTTAA
- a CDS encoding TATA-box-binding protein, which yields MALELLKAQVQIENVVASATLKHKLNLDVLARALPEGRYDPNHFPGIIYQLRKPKATALIFSSGKIICAGLKSERQAKRVLKKIIDELRLSGVVIIGEPEIRIQNVVASADLRGTIDLEDAAYLLPRVVYDPEQFPGLIYRMEDPALTFLVFAGGKVVCAGARSETDVYTAVTKLEEELRGNELIT from the coding sequence TTGGCGCTAGAACTCTTAAAAGCCCAGGTCCAAATAGAGAACGTGGTGGCATCGGCAACCCTGAAGCATAAGCTCAACCTCGACGTCCTGGCCAGGGCCCTCCCCGAAGGGAGATACGACCCGAACCATTTCCCAGGCATAATATACCAGTTGAGGAAGCCCAAGGCCACAGCCCTCATATTCAGCTCAGGCAAGATCATATGCGCCGGATTGAAATCCGAGAGGCAGGCCAAGAGAGTCCTGAAAAAGATAATAGATGAGCTGCGCCTAAGCGGGGTAGTCATAATAGGGGAGCCCGAGATAAGGATCCAGAACGTAGTGGCATCAGCGGACCTGCGCGGGACGATAGACCTGGAGGACGCAGCCTACCTCCTGCCGAGGGTAGTATACGATCCGGAGCAGTTCCCAGGCCTCATATACAGGATGGAGGACCCCGCCCTGACGTTCCTGGTCTTCGCGGGTGGGAAGGTCGTATGCGCCGGGGCTAGAAGCGAAACAGACGTGTACACGGCCGTGACGAAGCTGGAGGAGGAACTGAGGGGGAACGAGCTCATAACCTGA
- a CDS encoding retroviral-like aspartic protease family protein has protein sequence MEYSFEYDPPAPALKVRIAKPFSDSYIEIQGKLDTGADMTVIPESVINGAGIIPAGRVRVSSFKGEEAVEYTYFVDLSLPGHEFHMVEVIGARRRDALLGRDILNSVKLTLDGKTLAFNMSDP, from the coding sequence GTGGAATATAGCTTCGAATACGATCCCCCAGCTCCGGCCTTGAAGGTGAGGATCGCCAAACCATTCTCGGACAGCTACATCGAGATTCAGGGCAAGCTGGATACAGGCGCGGATATGACAGTGATCCCCGAGAGCGTGATAAACGGGGCGGGGATCATCCCCGCCGGTCGCGTCCGCGTCTCATCATTCAAGGGGGAGGAGGCCGTGGAATACACGTACTTCGTAGACCTATCTCTCCCAGGCCATGAATTCCACATGGTGGAGGTCATCGGCGCCAGGCGCCGAGACGCCCTCCTAGGCAGAGACATCCTCAACTCTGTGAAGTTGACGCTTGACGGCAAGACTCTAGCCTTCAACATGTCTGACCCCTAA
- a CDS encoding TrmB family transcriptional regulator, giving the protein MSGDEELTSYLNKLGLSLYEARTYMALIGSGAKTASEISFTSGVPRTKVYGAVKSLERKGLVKAIPGKPDVFMALPPERHLYPAVERMKEEARRCEEAISTLMLKYEASRHIGMRPSYELRNVWPIPDRGDALKRLEDLASESEKTINLITTRNGILRLYKRGVDSLESAALRGVKIKLLAPYEDRDEWIIHELEEILEVRRLRNVPDILQATFDSRRILFVEVYPDDLNPQLGGDRGFWMDNPSLAALLDLLFMEAWGEA; this is encoded by the coding sequence GTGAGCGGCGATGAGGAGCTGACCTCCTACCTGAACAAGCTCGGCCTAAGCCTATACGAGGCGAGGACCTACATGGCCCTGATAGGCTCAGGCGCGAAGACGGCTTCGGAGATAAGCTTCACCTCAGGGGTCCCGAGGACCAAGGTCTACGGCGCTGTGAAGAGCCTGGAGAGGAAGGGCCTCGTGAAGGCGATACCTGGGAAGCCGGACGTGTTCATGGCCTTGCCCCCTGAGAGGCATCTATACCCGGCCGTGGAGAGGATGAAGGAGGAGGCGAGGAGGTGCGAGGAGGCCATCTCCACGCTCATGCTCAAATATGAGGCTTCGAGGCACATCGGGATGAGGCCATCCTACGAGCTGAGGAACGTCTGGCCCATCCCCGACAGGGGGGACGCCCTCAAAAGACTCGAGGATCTAGCCTCGGAATCCGAGAAGACCATAAACCTGATAACCACGAGGAACGGCATCCTAAGGCTCTACAAGAGGGGCGTCGACTCCCTGGAATCCGCAGCCCTTAGGGGCGTTAAAATAAAGCTCCTGGCCCCATACGAGGACAGGGACGAATGGATAATCCACGAGCTGGAAGAGATATTGGAGGTGCGACGCCTCAGGAATGTACCCGATATACTCCAAGCCACCTTCGACTCGAGGAGGATCCTCTTCGTGGAGGTTTACCCCGACGACCTGAACCCCCAACTGGGAGGGGATAGGGGCTTCTGGATGGATAATCCGAGCCTCGCCGCGTTGCTGGACCTGCTCTTCATGGAGGCCTGGGGGGAAGCCTAA